A window from Salarias fasciatus chromosome 11, fSalaFa1.1, whole genome shotgun sequence encodes these proteins:
- the LOC115397389 gene encoding zinc finger protein 835-like produces the protein MNGGELEEEYQGGGGEEDCGQLPADVLCGSGALSPSRQARAGHRCPVCGREFSRPSRLADHMSSHSGEKRHSCGVCGKLFTKKINVAVHQRVHTGEKPYSCSDCGVSYAQLGCLRRHRLVHAAQKPHRCATCGRGFTQRRYLEQHERTHTGERPFGCALCPKRFASRTGLNDHQKGHSEQNLLSCPICQKLFSTPSAYRDHVRLHTGQKLHPCTLCGKSFNRPGLLRKHLQKHAEQKNLERHPCPQCQREFSSVEKLQQHEKLHQQEMQFVCDICGRGFPRAYRLSEHMRSHTGERPFQCAVCKKRFSTHGVYRRHRKIHNKGVTAADDQVEGRQTEDGERTVPSLTDLPPDSSQKRYTCSVCGKSYTRPFRLREHSKIHAADALHRCSVCGTAFSTAGGLRAHHKVHLGERPHECGLCPRSFKKPCLLRKHMRVHIKEGLVLDPTHKDFIMKTKVEEEEVEEEEEEEEEEEEDLMKVKRGALPERDSAHLPSLVTRPARRSGNRGNQSGAVQAENGQEPKEGDVSGLINSEGEEEDWKLVVNDADGTSDLQPDVAAAAAEGKQGHHCPVCGRDCFKASALQKHLRIHSGERPFQCATCRKSFTQQVHLREHLRIHTGEKPYSCAQCGRSFTFSSALRRHQRLHADARPYECPVCHKTFKQQGALKGHEQTHSSIRYQCSVCHKSFKQLVTLKGHELTHTGVRYQCAVCGQTFGSAVELGQHIDVHANAASYFCHICQKNLSGAQVYHDHMRMHESQSPPPPLPLESQSLPLLPLESQSLPLLLLESQTSPPPHGSQSPPPHGSQSPPPPYELHISPPHESQSRPSLVVVKQEENEDHV, from the exons ATGAATGGAGGAGAGCTAGAAGAGGAGTatcaaggaggaggaggagaggaggactgTGGGCAGCTTCCTGCAG ACGTCCTCTGTGGGAGCGGCGCCCTGTCTCCGTCCCGCCAGGCCAGAGCTGGTCACCGCTGTCCGGTATGCGGCCGTGAGTTTTCCCGTCCGTCCCGCCTGGCCGACCACATGAGCTCCCACTCGGGCGAGAAGCGGCACAGCTGCGGCGTGTGCGGCAAGCTCTTCACCAAGAAGATCAACGTGGCGGTCCACCAGCGCGTgcacacgggcgagaagcccTACTCCTGCTCTGACTGCGGTGTCAGCTACGCCCAGCTGGGCTGCCTGCGGCGCCACCGCCTGGTGCACGCCGCCCAGAAGCCGCACCGCTGCGCCACCTGCGGGCGCGGCTTCACGCAGCGCCGCTACCTGGAGCAGCACGAGCGCACGCACACCGGCGAGCGGCCGTTCGGCTGCGCGCTGTGCCCCAAGCGCTTCGCCTCGCGCACCGGACTGAACGACCACCAGAAGGGCCACAGCGAGCAGAACCTGCTGTCCTGCCCCATCTGCCAGAAGCTCTTCTCCACGCCGTCCGCCTACCGCGACCACGTGCGGCTACACACGGGGCAGAAGCTGCACCCCTGCACGCTGTGCGGCAAAAGCTTCAACCGGCCCGGCCTGCTGAGGAAGCACCTGCAGAAACACGCCGAGCAGAAGAACCTG gagcGCCACCCCTGTCCCCAGTGCCAGAGGGAGTTCTCCTctgtggagaagctgcagcagcatgagAAGCTCCACCAGCAGGAGATGCAGTTCGTGTGTGACatctgtgggcggggcttcccgCGGGCGTACCGGCTGAGCGAGCACATGCGCTCGCACACCGGCGAGCGGCCGTTTCAGTGCGCCGTCTGCAAGAAGCGTTTCTCCACGCACGGCGTCTACAGGAGGCACAGGAAGATCCACAACAAGGGCGTCACCGCCGCTGATGACCAG gtggAGGGCAGACAGACTGAGGATGGAGAGCGGACGGTGCCGTCATTGACCG acCTCCCCCCTGACTCCTCCCAGAAGCGTTACACTTGTTCTGTCTGTGGGAAAAGCTACACGAGGCCTTTCAGACTGCGGGAGCACTCCAAGATCCACGCCGCCGACGCGCTGCACCGCTGCTCCGTGTGCGGCACGGCGTTCAGCACGGCCGGCGGCCTGCGGGCGCACCACAAGGTGCACCTGGGTGAACGCCCCCACGAGTGTGGCCTGTGCCCCCGCAGCTTCAAGAAGCCCTGCCTGCTGCGGAAGCACATGAGGGTCCACATCAAGGAGGGGCTGGTGCTGGATCCCACGCACAAG GACTTCATCATGAAGaccaaggtggaggaggaggaagtggaggaggaggaggaggaggaagaggaagaggaggaggacttgaTGAAGGTGAAGCGTGGCGCGCTGCCCGAGCGG GATTCGGCGCATCTTCCCTCCTTGGTCACCAGACCTGCCCGTCGGTCTGGTAACCGTGGCAACCAGAGCGGGGCAGTGCAGGCGGAGAACGGCCAGGAGCCGAAGGAGGGAGACGTGAGCGGCTTGATCAACtctgaaggggaggaggaggactggaagCTGGTGGTTAATG ACGCAGACGGCACGTCAGACCTGCAGCCGgacgtcgccgccgccgccgccgaggggAAGCAGGGTCACCACTGCCCCGTCTGCGGACGCGACTGTTTCAAGGCGTCGGCGCTGCAGAAGCACCTGCGCATCCACTCGGGCGAGCGCCCATTCCAGTGCGCCACCTGCAGGAAGAGCTTCACGCAGCAGGTGCACCTGCGGGAGCACCTGAGGATCCACACCGGCGAAAAGCCCTACAGCTGCGCCCAGTGCGGCCGCAGCTTCACTTTCTCCAGCGCGCTGCGCCGCCACCAGCGGCTGCACGCCGACGCCCGGCCCTACGAGTGCCCCGTCTGCCACAAGACGTTcaagcagcagggggcgctcaaGGGCCATGAGCAGACGCATTCTAGTATCCGCTACCAGTGCAGCGTCTGCCACAAGAGCTTCAAGCAGCTGGTGACGCTCAAAGGCCACGAACTCACGCACACCGGTGTCCGCTACCAGTGTGCCGTGTGTGGCCAAACCTTCGGCTCGGCCGTGGAGCTCGGCCAGCACATTGACGTGCACGCCAATGCCGCGTCGTACTTCTGCCACATCTGCCAGAAGAACCTGAGCGGAGCCCAGGTCTACCATGACCACATGAGGATGCACGAGTCGCAGAGTCCGCCGCCACCACTGCCGCTCGAGTCGCAGAGTCTGCCGCTACTGCCGCTCGAGTCGCAGAGTCTGCCGCTACTGCTGCTCGAGTCACAGacttcgccgccgccgcacggGTCCCAAAGTCCACCGCCGCATGGGTCCCAGAGTCCACCGCCGCCCTACGAGTTGCACATTTCCCCGCCGCACGAGTCGCAGAGTCGGCCGTCGCTAGTTgtggtgaaacaggaagagaacgaaGACcatgtctga
- the mrps12 gene encoding small ribosomal subunit protein uS12m codes for MSLLWGVRPLLASLFHASQHASAWTSPLLSRTMATLNQMHRQGKPKTPPKALGATFGRPQLKAVVLKTMIRKPKKPNSANRKCARVRLSNGKEAVVFIPGEGHNLQEHNVVLVEGGRTQDLPGVKLKVVRGKYDCAHVVKKKQ; via the exons ATGTCTTTGCTGTGGGGTGTGAGGCCGCTGCTGGCGTCTCTGTTTCACG cctcccagcatgcctctgCCTGGACGTCCCCCCTCCTGTCCAGGACCATGGCCACCCTCAACCAGATGCACCGGCAGGGGAAGCCCAAGACCCCTCCTAAAGCCCTGGGGGCCACGTTCGGCCGGCCGCAGCTCAAGGCCGTGGTGCTGAAGACCATGATCCGCAAGCCCAAGAAGCCCAACTCCGCCAACAGGAAGTGCGCCCGCGTGCGGCTGTCCAACGGGAAGGAGGCGGTGGTCTTCATCCCCGGGGAGGGACACAACCTGCAGGAGCACAACGTGGtgctggtggagggggggcgcACCCAGGACCTGCCGGGGGTCAAACTCAAAGTGGTCCGGGGCAAATATGACTGTGCTCATGTGGTGAAGAAGAAGCAGTAG
- the LOC115397262 gene encoding ectonucleotide pyrophosphatase/phosphodiesterase family member 7 encodes MRSQLLLMFMVVVGAAGRPLSKAASSRNKLLLISFDGFRWDYDQDVDTPHFDQMAADGVKAKYITPPMLTGTSPSHFTTITGRWVEDHEVVHNIMFNTTTNLKVFHKETLTRSEWWDNGPLPLWITAQNQGLKTASFFFPGGGVNYSGQAVDRALVEENGHPDDNETEWRQNIDTVMSWFSEEDFHLVTLYYGEPDNVGHAKGPDHSDRKEIIRQIDRTIGYLRDAIDRHGLKDSLNVIITSDHGMTTVKKRPEVEEIIINKYLNLLQLTSFEILDYGGFGILTPRPGKEQQVYDALSNAPNLTVYKKHEIPESFHLAKSKRLPPILVVADLGFNLNSRFIVYVNKGDHGYHNGEMDMKTIFRAFGPSFKTNFVSEPFDSIHIYPLMCSLLQIQPEPHNGSLSVTQPMLLHGGASQRAQLSVVLLASMLLVAFTQL; translated from the exons ATgagatcccagctgctgctgatgttcatGGTGGTGGTCGGTGCCGCCGGAAGGCCGCTGAGCAAGGCGGCGTCGAGCCGTAACAAGCTGCTGCTCATCTCTTTCGACGGCTTCAGGTGGGACTACGACCAGGACGTGGACACGCCGCACTTCGACCAGATGGCCGCTGACGGCGTCAAGGCCAAATACATCACCCCGCCGATGCTGACCGGCACCTCGCCATCACACTTCACCACCATCACTG GCAGGTGGGTGGAGGACCACGAAGTGGTCCACAACATCATGTtcaacaccaccaccaacctGAAGGTTTTCCACAAGGAGACTCTGACCCGGTCTGAGTGGTGGGACAATGGACCGCTGCCGTTATGGATCACAGCTCAGAACCAG GGTCTGAAAACGGCGTCCTTCTTCTTCCCGGGAGGCGGAGTCAACTACAGCGGCCAGGCGGTGGACCgagctctggtggaggagaacgGTCACCCGGACGACAACGAGACGGAGTGGCGACAGAACATCGACACGGTGATGAGTTGGTTCTCCGAGGAGGACTTCCATCTGGTGACGCTGTACTACGGCGAGCCGGACAACGTGGGCCACGCCAAGGGCCCGGACCACTCCGACAGGAAGGAGATCATCCGGCAGATCGACCGAACCATCGGCTACCTGCGAGACGCCATCGATCGGCACGGTCTCAAAGACAGCCTCAACGTCATCATCACCTCCGACCACGGCATGACCACCGTCAAGAAGCGGCCAGAAGTGGAGGAGATCATCATCAACAAGTACCTGAACCTACTGCAGCTCACCAGCTTTGAGATCCTGGACTACGGTGGGTTCGGCATCCTGACGCCGCGGCCGGGGAAGGAGCAGCAGGTGTATGACGCGCTGTCCAACGCTCCCAATCTGACCGTCTACAAGAAACACGAGATTCCAGAGAGCTTCCACCTCGCCAAGAGCAAGCGGCTGCCGCCCATCCTGGTCGTGGCGGATCTGGGATTCAACCTGAACTCC AGGTTTATCGTGTACGTTAACAAAGGCGACCACGGTTACCACAACGGGGAGATGGACATGAAGACCATCTTCAGGGCCTTCGGTCCGAGCTTCAAGACCAACTTTGTGTCGGAGCCCTTCGACAGCATCCACATCTACCCTCTGATGTGCAGCCTGCTGCAGATCCAGCCCGAGCCTCACAACGGTTCCCTGAGCGTCACGCAGCCCATGCTGCTGCACGGCG gtgcttCACAGAGAGCTCAGCTGTCCGTCGTTCTGCTGGCGTCGATGCTGCTCGTCGCGTTCACACAGCTCTAA
- the slc4a7 gene encoding sodium bicarbonate cotransporter 3, protein MEEDHSEQMRPLLTSGNDEEAVLDQGKTSSTLYTNFEKEELERHRTVYVGVHVPLGRQNRRRHRHRGHRHHRKRRDRLDRDDGRESPTYDTPSQRVQFILGMEDDDEEHIPHDLFTELDELALRDGDLQEWKETARWLKFEEDVEDGGERWSKPYVATLSLHSLFELRSCILNGTVLLDMRASSIDEIADMVIDSMVASGQLEEEAREKVREAMLRRHHHQNEKKLSNRIPLVRSFADIGKRHSDPHLLERNGLVASPQSVPGNLDHTKHIENRFNGGSCENSTVDFSKVDMNFMRKIPPGAEASNVLVGQVDFLERPIIAFVRLAPAVLLTGLTEVPVPTRFLFLLLGPFGKGPQYHEIGRSIATLMTDEIFHDVAYKAKDRNDLLSGIDEFLDQVTVLPPGEWDPSIRIEPPKSVPSQEKRKMPSVPDGSTHGCDVVKEAEPHTVPELQRTGRIFGGLVNDVRRKAPFLWSDVRDAFSLQCVASVLFLYCACMSPVITFGGLLGEATKGNISAIESLFGASLTGVAYSLCAGQPLTILGSTGPVLVFEKILFSFCSDYGLSYLSLRTSIGLWTSFLCLLLVATDASSLVCYITRFTEEAFAALICIIFIYEALEKLVHLGELYPINMHNHLDNLTFYTCQCAEPANASAELRQMWHSRNVTPESVEWEQLSVTECVSLRGQFVGPACSPSGPFVPDVLFWSVILFFSTFFFCSFLKQFKTSRYFPTKVRSTISDFAVFLTILIMVLLDNLLGVPSTKLNVPDRFQPTSSNRGWIISPLGPNPWWTLLAAAVPALLCTILIFMDQQITAVIINRKEHKLKKGCGYHLDLLVVAVMLGLCSIMGLPWFVAATVLSISHVNSLKLESSCAAPGEQPKFLGIREQRVTGFMIFVLMGCSVFMTSVLKFIPMPVLYGVFLYMGVSSLKGIQLFDRIKLFGMPAKHQPDLIYLRYVPLWKVHVFTAVQLFCLIVLWVIKVSAAAVIFPMMVLALVFIRKLLDFCFTKRELSWLDDLIPESKKKKEDDKKKKEKEDAQRMLEEVADEAPYDFRGVMSRGRADPSEVNISDEMAKSGIWKSVTMTTAEGSKGLKRCPSQEKLPSIQITVEKEDERKVVDAETSL, encoded by the exons gGGAACGATGAGGAGGCAGTGTTGGACCAGGGAAAGACCAGCTCTACTCTGtacaccaactttgaaaaggAGGAACTAGAGC GCCATCGTACCGTGTACGTCGGCGTCCATGTCCCTCTGGGCCGTCAGAACCggcgccgccaccgccacagAGGACACCGCCATCACAGGAAGAGGCGGGACCGTTTGGACCGGGATGATGGGAGGGAATCACCCACATACG ACACGCCGTCCCAGAGGGTCCAGTTCATCCTCGGCatggaggacgacgacgaggagCACATCCCCCACGACCTCTTCACGGAGCTGGACGAACTCGCCCTGAGAGACGGAGACCTGCAGGAATGGAAGGAGACTGCAAG GTGGCTGAAGTTtgaggaggacgtggaggacggAGGGGAGCGTTGGAGTAAACCTTACGTGGCCACGTTGTCCCTGCACAGCCTGTTCGAGCTGCGCTCCTGCATCCTGAACGGAACCGTTCTGCTCGACATGCGAGCAAGCAGCATCGATGAGATCGCAG ATATGGTGATCGACAGCATGGTGGCGTcggggcagctggaggaggaggcccggGAGAAGGTGAGGGAGGCCATGCTGAGGCGGCACCACCATCAGAACGAGAAGAAGCTCAGCAACAGAATCCCGCTGGTCCGGTCGTTCGCTGACATAGGCAAGAGGCACTCCGACCCCCATCTGCTGGAACGCAACG GTCTGGTGGCCTCGCCTCAGTCGGTTCCTGGAAACCTGGACCACACTAAGCACATTGAGAACCGCTTCAACGGAGGcagctgtgaaaacagcacCGTGGACTTCAGTAAG GTGGACATGAATTTCATGAGGAAGATCCCTCCTGGTGCGGAGGCATCCAACGTTCTGGTGGGTCAGGTGGACTTCCTGGAGCGTCCCATCATCGCCTTTGTACGTCTGGCTCCGGCCGTCCTGCTGACGGGCCTTACAGAGGTTCCCGTGCCCACAAG gttcctcttcctgctgctcggCCCGTTTGGAAAAGGTCCACAGTACCACGAGATCGGACGCTCCATCGCCACGCTGATGACGGACGAG ATTTTCCATGACGTGGCTTACAAGGCAAAGGACCGCAACGACCTGCTGTCAGGCATCGATGAGTTCCTGGACCAGGTCACCGTGCTGCCCCCGGGCGAGTGGGACCCCAGCATCCGCATTGAGCCCCCCAAAAGCGTCCCGTCTCAG gagaagaggaagatgccGTCGGTCCCTGATGGCTCCACCCACGGCTGTGATGTGGtgaaggaggcggagcctcaCACAGTACCCGAACTTCAGAGGACGGGCAG GATCTTCGGCGGTTTGGTGAACGATGTTCGTAGGAAAGCTCCGTTCTTGTGGAGCGACGTGCGAGAcgccttcagcctgcagtgcgTGGCCTCGGTCCTCTTCCTGTACTGCGCCTGCATGTCGCCCGTCATCACCTTCGGAGGGCTGCTGGGCGAGGCCACCAAAGGAAACATA AGTGCCATAGAGTCTCTGTTTGGGGCTTCTCTGACGGGCGTGGCGTACTCCCTGTGCGCCGGACAGCCTCTCACCATCCTGGGCAGCACTGGCCCGGTTCTGGTCTTTGAGAAGATCCTCTTCAGCTTCTGCAG tgattACGGCCTGTCTTACCTGTCCCTGAGGACCAGTATCGGGCTGTGGACGTCCttcctctgcctgctgctggtggccacGGACGCCAGCTCGCTGGTCTGCTACATCACGCGCTTCACCGAGGAGGCCTTCGCCGCCCTCATCTGCATCATCTTCATCTACGAGGCGCTGGAGAAGCTGGTGCACCTGGGAGAGCTCTACCCCATCAACATGCACAACCATCTGGACAACCTCACCTTCTACAC GTGTCAGTGCGCCGAGCCGGCGAACGCCTCTGCCGAGCTGCGACAGATGTGGCACAGCAGGAATGTGACGCCCGAGAGTGTGGAGTGGGAGCAGCTGAGCGTGACG gagtgtgtgtctctcagaggTCAGTTTGTGGGTCCGGCCTGCAGCCCGAGCGGTCCGTTTGTTCCAGACGTTCTCTTCTGGTCCGTCATCCTGTTCTTCTCCacgttcttcttctgctccttccTCAAGCAGTTCAAGACCAGCAGATATTTTCCCACCAAG GTTCGATCGACCATCAGTGACTTTGCTGTCTTCCTCACCATCCTCATCATGGTTCTCCTGGATAACCTACTTGGAGTTCCTTCAACCAAGCTCAACGTGCCAGACCGCTTCCAG CCCACCTCCAGTAACCGGGGCTGGATCATCTCTCCTCTGGGCCCGAACCCGTGGTGGACGCTGCTGGCGGCGGCcgttcctgctctgctctgcaccATCCTCATCTTCATGGACCAGCAGATCACCGCCGTCATCATCAACAGGAAGGAGCACAAGCTGAAG AAAGGCTGTGGCTAccacctggacctcctggtGGTGGCCGTGATGCTGGGTCTGTGCTCCATCATGGGTCTGCCGTGGTTCGTGGCTGCGACCGTTCTCTCCATCTCGCACGTCAACAgtctgaagctggagtccagctgcGCCGCGCCGGGAGAACAGCCCAAGTTCCTGGGGATCCGGGAGCAGCGTGTGACGGGCTTCATGATCTTCGTCCTGATGGGCTGCTCAGTCTTCATGACCTCCGTCCTCAAG TTCATCCCGATGCCTGTCCTCTATGGAGTCTTCCTCTACATGGGCGTCTCTTCTCTCAAAGGCATCCAA CTCTTTGACCGCATCAAACTGTTCGGCATGCCGGCCAAACACCAGCCGGACCTCATCTACCTGCGCTACGTCCCGCTGTGGAAGGTCCACGTCTTCACCGCGGTGCAGCTGTTCTGCCTCATCGTGCTGTGGGTCATCAAGGTCTCGGCCGCCGCCGTCATCTTCCCCATgatg GTTCTGGCTCTGGTCTTCATCCGGAAGCTTCTGGACTTCTGCTTCACCAAGAGAGAGCTGAGCTGGCTGGACGACCTGATACCAgagagcaagaagaagaaggaggacgacaagaagaagaaggagaaggag GATGCTCAGCGAATGTTGGAGGAGGTGGCGGACGAGGCGCCGTACGACTTCCGAGGAGTCATGAGCCGAGGACG CGCCGACCCGTCTGAAGTCAACATCTCTGATGAAATGGCGAAAAGCGGCATCTGGAAGTCCGTTACCATGACAACGGCCGAAGGCAGCAAGGGCCTGAAACGCTGCCCCAG TCAGGAGAAGCTGCCCAGCATCCAGATAACCGTGGAGAAGGAGGACGAGCGCAAAGTCGTGGACGCAGAGACGTCGCTATGA